The Carassius gibelio isolate Cgi1373 ecotype wild population from Czech Republic chromosome B11, carGib1.2-hapl.c, whole genome shotgun sequence genomic sequence taataatttaaattagtaCAGTGTGGAAATTTACCTTTAGTCCATTAATTACTGATTCTAAATAGGGACTATAACAAATGGATTCCTTTGCGATAATAGAAAGTGGTGCACGATAAATATTGGCTGATAATTAATGCGATATTTAATGTGCACCCCTCATAATAGAGTATGTTTACTTTTCCAGGTGATTCTAGTAACTTTAATTTGGAACTAGACCTAATGCTCCAAAATCCTGCTTCAAATCTGTCTTTATGAATTATGTCTGTTTTGCTAATCAGATTCTTCAGAAAATCACTTCCTGTTTTTTCTATTTACAATGGAGTATATCTGCTTCACCAGAGTCTGTTGAACCTGAGGGACCCAGGCTTCCACAGATCAGCTATCAGACAAACTCCTCACTTTACACGCCGGTCAGTGAGATCAGACACAGCACTTCAGTGGATTAGCGCATTATCTTGAGTTGCATCCAACAGACTGGTCTTCATGTTACCTGGCCTCTCAGATTCATCTGTCATTAAAGTTCTTTATCTCGCAATGTGACCTAGTTCATGACTTACACTGAGAATGGATCCTTGTGTTTGTATTTACTCAGTTAACAGTTGCCCTTTGACAGCTGCTCATCTAACCAAATTCACACAATAAAGCACATGAAAAGCAGCAATAAACTACGGTAATATTTAACCACAGAACACACATGAATAAAGCAATAATTTCAGCTTTATATGTGTTGGTTTCAAGTTTGTCTGTTTGCTTTGCATAGCTAACAATTTAAACCTATACTTGTGGTTGAAACCCTGGTGAAAAATATAACTGGTTCAATCCCAATGCAATAAGATTGATATAAATCAGGTGATGCACTGCTGTACAAATTTTGAACTTTTAAACTATGATAATGATATTGATTAGCCCTCACACAGTTTGTGAGCAGGcagttaaaaaaaagtatcagaTAATACTGATACTCAGATTGGCCTTGGTGTGACAGTGCTTTTCTACTTTTTTTAAcgtttaaatatacatttcaaaatatttttgtggcaaactaataataacaatagtttatgtttattttgcCACACTCACCTCCAAACCGTCTGTTCTCGGTACGAAATTGCTTCAGCAACAGAACTATCCTTCCTcgtcttctttttcttttgacGTTTTATGGCGGATATAGCAACCGCTTTTGTTGCATATTCCACGACCTAGCCTACTGAGGGCGGAAAATACATGTTCTTCTTAAATCCTGTTAATTAATCCTGTgtcttttagatattttttacattatattgaaCACTCTCGCATCtttatttaatagatttttcAATTAAAGTTGTGTTATATCAGAGCACTGTAATTACGACACTCGCTACAATGAACTCCACTTATTGAACTGCAAGGGGTTCCAAAGACTCACATATACACAAAGCGAAACTGTATTTTACTTCTCTATTCATTACATTTAAGTTAGTAGTTAAAATGACTTCACCTAATTGTTTGGAGTCTGGCTGCAACAGGTTAATCGCCAAAATGTGCACTAGACAGTATGCACTATGACACACACATTCGGTTTTGCAAATTGAAGAcagcaacacaaaacaagatttGCAACCCATATGTTGAAATTAGTCTATAGAACAAAAGTgagacttgattttatccacTCACCTTAAATGAGTTAAGTGgcctagaaaaaaatattttgtttatggtCTCCATGTTAAATATGGTCAGCCATAACCATGATTATAATACTTTCATTTATAAGATAAATcttaaaaaggacaaacaaatTAAGACTAGTTTTCCaggacaaaaatatttaatgtagatGGTAACAGACGTTAAAATACAATGGGTTTTCTGTGTTGAGAACTCTCAGTTCAAGATAAAAACAGAGCAGCACGTTAGGTAGCATTATTTATATTACTCCAGGTAGTATAAGTTAAAATTCCTATGCAGTGTTTCATGCCACATTATGTGACATTTAGAATCTAAAATTACCatatttgtcattaatcactactacaacaaaaacatgtttttatatacatacatatgaatTAAAAACAGATAAAAGCAGCTTAAAAAGATAGAACTTCTAAGCTCTCATACGCAAGATTTGTCAAGCCATGTCCTGTCAGTTGCTCTCAGCTGGGATGAACGTCTTGCTCTTCTTGCGTTTTACTTTGCCATGTGCAGGTGGGACTCCAAGGGACTCCAAGCGGAAGGGGCGTGGAAGGAGGGACTCCATATTAAGAGGAGACAAACTGGACCCGACAGAGGTCTGGTGCCCTGCACCATTACCAACTGAACCAGAAAAATTCACTGTAAGAAAATGATTACATTGATCCACATTTAGAAACACAACAGTGGAATGTGTGAAACAAGTGGAAATGAATATTGCATCAGTCTCTCACTTGTGTTTTTCATAGAGTCGCCAGTCAACAGCTGACTGCTCCGTTTTGGCTTGAAGTAGTTAGTGGCGATATGCTCGCTATCACTGCGTTTGAGCATTTCCTTGTAGCGGTCCTCGTCCTCTTCCTGCTAAAAAATGAAGTTGGACTCATTCAGTAATTTATATTCTGTGGATCTAAAAGACTTTAGATTACACTTCGATTCAGATTACACTTAACCCAGgtttaacatcttttttttttaaccttaatctCTGGGTTgagaacaaaactttttttttttaaaaagactaCTTTTAACCCTAGTTCATGATAAGAGCTCTTGCATTGCTAACAGAATTTCACTGCCTTTGCGGCCAATGCCCACCTCTttaaatattaacacattttgTACTTGTTACATACACTTCTTCTAACAagctttattattaatttattatttatttattattaaatgtcaaACAGTGAAAGCAAAAACATTAACTAGaataaagtaatgcataattattatgaaatatgcaaataattAAGGTAACACAGGATTGCTTTAATCCAAGTTGAAAATTACACTCAGACAGAAATATTAAGTGTTAAACCCCTATTTCTGAATGTGGCACATGAATCTGGTATTAGTATATTTGTAGTGTATCTGTGTATAATTAAAAGGtataagttcacccaaaaatgacaattctgtcatgatTTCTCACCGTCACGTGgttctaaacctgtaagaccttcgttcatcttcagaacacaaattaggatatattttataaatccgggagctttctgaacctgcatagacagcaatgcaactgacaagTTCAAagcccagaaatgtagtaaggacatcattaaaatagtccatgttacatcagtggttcaactgtaattttatgaagctacaaaaataattttgagtgtaaagaaaacaaaaagaaagactttattcaacagtatgctgtctatggaggggtcagaaagctctcatatttcatcaaacatatctttgggagttattaatgacagaattttcatttttgagtgaactatccctttaggtgTCAGAATAGCTTGTTTAATGGTGTCTGAATACCACAAAAGGGTCGGCAAGGTCTGAGGCAGAATTCCTGCGTGCTGAAAGTCTGCCTGGTGCAATGGCACCTGAAGGGGGGACTGTAGAGCAAGAGAGAGAATATACCTTTAAATCACACAAGGAACTGACTGAAACGTTTGCTTTGCAACATGCACTGCAAAACAGTGAACAAGAACCACAGTTTTCGTCCTCCATGAATTAgtatcataattattttaaaaatggattTGGTGTGCTGTTACAGGTAACTCGTTTATTCTGAATCACTTTTAATGCAGAacaagtttcttttttcttctatgATCACATTAATTAGTACATAAAAGTATAGTGTATAAAAATGAACTGCGACTTTTATAATTGACTGAACAAAGGTCATACAGATTCTCTGACACTCCTCAGCACTTCACCTGTAGGTAGTGTCGTTTTCTGCACCAGCACCTCTGGCAGTTTCCAGGTCCCTCCCTCTTCATCCCACACCGCCTCCTTCCGCAGTCGATCCAGGTTGCTGTAGTTACAGTCCCTGCGCACCAGGGGTGCCATGCGCTCCAAAATTCCTTGAAGGAGCTGGCCTTCCCGCTCCAGACGCCGGATGGTGGCCAGATAATCATCTCTCTCCATCTCGAACTCTGCCTGAAGATCTCTGATCTCCAATTTGGCAGCTTTTAGCTGTTCATCACATAAACAGATGGTTGGACATTTTGGCCTGCTTCAACAGTTTCATCTCGTTAGTGAAACTAGAAATCTAATCTAAAAGTAAGAAAAAGAAAGATGTACTTTTTACATACTTTTTGGTTGATTTTGAATAATAGTTTCTGTACATTTatctaataaatttaaatatgtacataCTGTATTCAGAATTAAAGTAAAAGTCAAATGTTAAGTACTGAAATCTCTCACCTTCTTCTGCGTGTTCTCCAGGTGTCTGCTCTTGGCATGGACTTCCTCCTGAATGGAATCGTATACGTTCAGCAGAACGCTGTCACTGTCCTCGCTGCTTTGGCTCAGAGCTTCGATAAGCTGCTTCTTCCTCTGGTCGGCCAGAGTCttcctctgtctgtgtctctgcttCAGCTCCTCGTTCCTCGCCTGCTCTCCACCCACAAACTCCTGCTCCAGCTGCTGCAGCCTTTCAGCCAACAAAACATAGCAGAGACAGCATTATTTATCCCCCGTTTATTAATGTCTTCATTTCTATAGCTATTAGAGTGAAATCAAGTAGTTGAGATGACTGGCAAAAATTTCCCAACTAACCTGAATTCAACCCCTACCATCTCTTTGAAGTCTATTTCTGTCACTGCATTACATCCAAAACAAATCATGCAACCAGTTGgcatatattttgaagaaagcaAGCACACTCAAATGGTTGAAGTTAGCTCTGAGAAAAGATTTAATACCATTTGTCTGCAGATGGCATAGTTTCTATGTTTAGTTAACTAATACAATTACAATTTGAAGTTGAAATTCTTGAGGTTTCACCTCTCTAGAACATGCTTCTGGTCCAGCTGACTGGGAGTGGCAACCACAACCATATCTAAAACTGAACTTTCTTCACTTGGAGCTCCTTTGACATTAGCAACAGCAGAAGACCAATTCTCCTACACAAACAAGAGTCATTtagaattgggagatataaaaATCAATTAGAAAACACATCCTCATGGCCTATTTAAACCCAGTTTCAGGCGAAATCAAAGCACCTTGGGTACACTGTGTTCAGCATTCGACTGTTCCAGTGAAGTCACAGGTGCAGTGATGGGTTCTTCTTTATCCTGGTCCACACAAGGGCCACCTGTAACAAGAAGATCTGACCAGATTTAGAAGATATAGAACCTGAAGATAGACCTAAAGGAAACTAGTTTCAACATTACCAGTAGTATGTGCTCGACTAGCTTTGGATCTCTCCAGAGAAGAAAGTCTGGTCTCGTATGATGTTCTCAAGGCTGCAATGTCTTGTTGGAGTTTGACTTTGGACTCTTGTTCTGCATCGTACTGGGCCTGTAGCTTCATCAGTTTCTTCTCATATTCCTACATTTACATGTACATGTACATTTATCCATTTAGCAGATGTTTCTCTTAAAAAAGCGATATACAGTGTATTCAGGGTACATGTTTAATCAGTTCTTGATttccctgggaactgaacccatgcCCTTGGC encodes the following:
- the kif17 gene encoding kinesin-like protein KIF17 isoform X2; amino-acid sequence: MASESVKVVVRCRPLNEREKAMNCKMVVSIDSSHCQCFIQKPGATEEPPKQFTFDGTYYISHSTEQIYNEIAYPLVEGVTEGYNGTIFAYGQTGSGKSFTMQGVLDPPSQRGIIPRAFEHIFETIQCAENTKFLVRASYLEIYKEEIRDLLGKETKQKMELKEHPERGVYVRDLSMHTVHSVGECEHIMDQGWRNRSVGYTLMNKDSSRSHSIFTIHLEICNTDAAGEEHLRAGKLNLVDLAGSERQSKTGATGDRLQEATKINLSLSALGNVISALVDGRSKHIPYRDSKLTRLLQDSLGGNTRTLMVACLSPADNNYEESISTLRYANRAKSIQNRPRINEDPKDALLREYQEEIKKLRALISGQLGSVKLSSLLEGKKSGDSSAALSRPQSNTSVSEAEKDRIKEEYEKKLMKLQAQYDAEQESKVKLQQDIAALRTSYETRLSSLERSKASRAHTTGGPCVDQDKEEPITAPVTSLEQSNAEHSVPKENWSSAVANVKGAPSEESSVLDMVVVATPSQLDQKHVLERLQQLEQEFVGGEQARNEELKQRHRQRKTLADQRKKQLIEALSQSSEDSDSVLLNVYDSIQEEVHAKSRHLENTQKKLKAAKLEIRDLQAEFEMERDDYLATIRRLEREGQLLQGILERMAPLVRRDCNYSNLDRLRKEAVWDEEGGTWKLPEVLVQKTTLPTVPPSGAIAPGRLSARRNSASDLADPFVQEEDEDRYKEMLKRSDSEHIATNYFKPKRSSQLLTGDSMKNTIGNGAGHQTSVGSSLSPLNMESLLPRPFRLESLGVPPAHGKVKRKKSKTFIPAESN
- the kif17 gene encoding kinesin-like protein KIF17 isoform X1; translation: MASESVKVVVRCRPLNEREKAMNCKMVVSIDSSHCQCFIQKPGATEEPPKQFTFDGTYYISHSTEQIYNEIAYPLVEGVTEGYNGTIFAYGQTGSGKSFTMQGVLDPPSQRGIIPRAFEHIFETIQCAENTKFLVRASYLEIYKEEIRDLLGKETKQKMELKEHPERGVYVRDLSMHTVHSVGECEHIMDQGWRNRSVGYTLMNKDSSRSHSIFTIHLEICNTDAAGEEHLRAGKLNLVDLAGSERQSKTGATGDRLQEATKINLSLSALGNVISALVDGRSKHIPYRDSKLTRLLQDSLGGNTRTLMVACLSPADNNYEESISTLRYANRAKSIQNRPRINEDPKDALLREYQEEIKKLRALISGQLGSVKLSSLLEGKKSGDSSAALSRPQSNTSVSEAEKDRIKEEYEKKLMKLQAQYDAEQESKVKLQQDIAALRTSYETRLSSLERSKASRAHTTGGPCVDQDKEEPITAPVTSLEQSNAEHSVPKENWSSAVANVKGAPSEESSVLDMVVVATPSQLDQKHVLERLQQLEQEFVGGEQARNEELKQRHRQRKTLADQRKKQLIEALSQSSEDSDSVLLNVYDSIQEEVHAKSRHLENTQKKLKAAKLEIRDLQAEFEMERDDYLATIRRLEREGQLLQGILERMAPLVRRDCNYSNLDRLRKEAVWDEEGGTWKLPEVLVQKTTLPTVPPSGAIAPGRLSARRNSASDLADPFVQEEDEDRYKEMLKRSDSEHIATNYFKPKRSSQLLTGDSMKNTMNFSGSVGNGAGHQTSVGSSLSPLNMESLLPRPFRLESLGVPPAHGKVKRKKSKTFIPAESN